The segment CACATCCAGAAAGTGGATCATGTCCATCGCATGCGCAGCCTGGTGCGCGAGCGGGTGCTGCGTGCCTCGCTGGTGGTCAGTGCGGAGGATACCGCGCTGCAGGAGCGCTACTACCGCGAGTTTCGCGAGCTGGCACCCCGCTTTGTCGAGACACTGACGGCCGCCGAGTCCCAGGCCGAACGGCCTGCGGACCGTCAACGTATGCAGGAGTTGCGGGAGTTGACCTCGGTCGGCGCCCCGCTGCTGGAAGATATTGTCGACATTGCCCTGGTCGGGGACCGCAATGAGGCCCTGGGGATGCTGTACGCTGATCTGATGCCGATCCAGGAGGAGGTTCTGGGTCAGATGGAGCGCATCCTGGAGGCCTTCCACCGCGATAATGCACGGGCCATCGAGGCCATGGCGCAACGCCATGAACAAAGCCAGCAGTGGATGCTTGGGGCGACCGCGCTGGCGGCGGTACTGATTATCCTGCTCGCGGCCTGGGTCCGTTATCGCCTGCGGCGCAACCATCAGGCGCTGCAGGACGAGTTGCGCGAGCGCATGCGGGTGGAGGCCCGACTGCGCGAAACCCAGGGCGGGCTGGAGGCCGCGGTGGCCCGGCGCACGGCAGCACTGGAAGAGACCACGGCGCGCCTGGAAGAGGCGCAGCGCAGCGCCGGCGCGGGATTCTGGGACTGGGATATCCGCAATGGTCAGCTGAACTGGTCCGCCCATGTGTTCGAGCTGTTCGGGCTGGACCCCAGGGTGGACGAGGCGGGCTTCGAGTCCTACATCCATGCGGTGCATCCGGATGACCGGACCCGTGTGCGCCGCACCATCAATCAGGCGCTGGCCAGCGAGGCGGTCTATCGTGTCGATCACCGGGTCGTGCGTCCGGATGGCGGGGTGCGTCACGTGCGTGTGGAGGGCGAGATCGCCCGTGACGATGCCGGTCGGCCGTTGCAGGTCCTGGGCATGGTGCGGGACATCACCCTGGAGAAGGCCTCGGAGGAGCGGCTCTGGCACCAGGCTCACCACGATTCCCTGACCGGTCTGGCCAATCGCAGCCTCTTCCAGGAGCATCTGCGCCAGGCCCTGCGCCGTGCCCAGCGCCACGAAAGGGGGCTGGCCCTGGTGGTCTGTGACCTCGACGGCTTCAAGCCCATCAATGATCGCCTGGGCCACGATGCGGGGGACGTCGTGCTGGTGACGGTGGCCGGGCGGCTGCGCGAAGGGGTGCGCGAGTGCGATGTGGTGGCCCGTATGGGGGGCGACGAGTTTGTGATCCTGCTGGAGAACATGGACGACCCGGATGCCCTGCTCGGGGTCGGTCTGAAGCTGATCGAACGCTTTGCCGAGCCCATCGAGGTCAATCGCGAGGCCGTGCAGGTGGGCTTGAGCATGGGGGCGGCCCTGTACCCGCATGACAGTGCCGATGCGGAGGGACTGATGCTGCAGGCGGATCGTGCGATGTATGCGGCCAAGGAGGCCGGGGGCGGCGGGATCGTGCTGTACGAGCAGGTCGATGCCAGCCGCGCCAGTCGGTCGCACACACGACATCGGCGGCGCGGGCCGCTGGGCTGCGGCCTTGGTCTGGAAGGCCCGTAGTCCGCTCTGGGTCAGCTCTGGCGTTGCACTGCCGGGGTGGCGTTTCGTTCCAGCCAGGCCGGGAACTCGTCTTCCGCGATCGGCTGGCCGTAGAGAAACCCCTGGAAATGCGTGCAACCCAGTGCCAGGAGCTGCTGGCGCTGGGCCGGCTTGGCCACACCCTCGGCGACGACGCGCAGGCCCATGTTGTGGCCGATATCGAGGATGTTCTC is part of the Thioalkalivibrio sp. K90mix genome and harbors:
- a CDS encoding diguanylate cyclase domain-containing protein, with amino-acid sequence MSVDRLRVPGITSVFALVLLLVAAIAVFSWWRVQHLQQDIQTLTEEHIQKVDHVHRMRSLVRERVLRASLVVSAEDTALQERYYREFRELAPRFVETLTAAESQAERPADRQRMQELRELTSVGAPLLEDIVDIALVGDRNEALGMLYADLMPIQEEVLGQMERILEAFHRDNARAIEAMAQRHEQSQQWMLGATALAAVLIILLAAWVRYRLRRNHQALQDELRERMRVEARLRETQGGLEAAVARRTAALEETTARLEEAQRSAGAGFWDWDIRNGQLNWSAHVFELFGLDPRVDEAGFESYIHAVHPDDRTRVRRTINQALASEAVYRVDHRVVRPDGGVRHVRVEGEIARDDAGRPLQVLGMVRDITLEKASEERLWHQAHHDSLTGLANRSLFQEHLRQALRRAQRHERGLALVVCDLDGFKPINDRLGHDAGDVVLVTVAGRLREGVRECDVVARMGGDEFVILLENMDDPDALLGVGLKLIERFAEPIEVNREAVQVGLSMGAALYPHDSADAEGLMLQADRAMYAAKEAGGGGIVLYEQVDASRASRSHTRHRRRGPLGCGLGLEGP